GGGACTTTCTTCACGGGCCGGTCAAGGACCTGGAGCATGGTGTCGGCGTTGTCGAGGATGGCGCCCAGGCGTTCGGGCGTCCAGTCCTGGAAGTCCAGGAGGTGGGGTGGGCGGGCGCCCATGCTGGTGGGGCTGTTGGCGGGAGTGGGCGTCATCGCAGCGCCTCCATGTCCCAGAGTTCGACGCTGTCCACGCCGTCGGTTTCCTGCACCTTGACCTTCACGACCTCGCTGGCGGCGGTGGGCAGGTTCTTGCCCACGTAGTCGGCGCGGATGGGCAGTTCGCGGTGTCCACGGTCGACCAGCACGGCCAGCTGAATCCCGGCGGGGCGGCCGAGGTCGATCAGGGCGTCCAGTGCGGCGCGGACGGTGCGGCCGGTGTACAGCACGTCGTCGACCAGGATCACGCGGCGGTCGCGCAGGTCGAACGGCACCTGCGTCTCGCGGATGATGGGCTGCTGGGCGACTTCACTGAGGTCGTCGCGGTACAGGGTGATGTCCAGCATGCCGGTGGGGACTTCAACGCCTTCCAGGGAGCTGAGTTTCTCGGCCAGCCGGCGGGCCAGGGGGATACCGCGCGTGTGCACGCCGATCAGGGCGAGGTTCTCGGCTCCCTTGTTGCGTTCGATGATCTCGTGCGCGATGCGGGTCAGGGCGCGGCGCACCTCGTCGGGGGTGAGGATGATGGCCTTGGGGGTCATGCGCTCACCGGGGCGGGGTGCGTGGAACGGGGGTGCATAAAAAAAGGGCCGTTCAGCGTGGGCTGACGGTGCGTGGGTGTGGACATGGTGCTCCTTCTCCTGCCTCACGGGGCGGGTGCAGCCTCACTGGACTGCCGGGAAAGGACGAGGTTGGGTTGGATTGCCGGGGCGCGGGCAGATGGGCTGCCGTGCGCGGCCTGACGAAGTGTAACACCGCAGGCGTGGGGGTGTGCCGGAGCGGGGAAGGGGTGTCCAGTTCTGAGCGCCGGTTCAAGGCGCACCAAACTTGACATGAATGCACTCAGGTTTTACTATGGCGACAGTTGAGCGCAAGGCACTCAGATGTTCGGAGTGACCTGGGAATTCCGGTCCCTGCGCTCCCACCCACAGGAGGAACCCACCATGATGCGATTCGACCCCTTCCGTGAAATTGAGGAACTGACCCAGCGCATGGACCGCGCCTTCGGCCAGAGCGCCAGCGCCCCCACCCGCATCGCCCCGCCCGTCGACGTGCACGAGGACGACCAGGGCCTGGAACTCACCCTGGACCTGCCCGGCATCCGCCCCGACCAGATTCAGGTCGAAGCCGAGAACCAGACCCTGACCGTTCAGGCCACCCGTACCTACGAACGCAAGGACGGCCGCACCGCTCACCGCGTCGAACGCGCCTACGGCACCCTGGCCCGCACCTTCAGCGTGCCCGCCAAGTACGACCTGGGCAAGGTCGAGGCCGACTTCGACCACGGCACCCTGACCATCCGCGTGCCCCGCAGCGAGGCCGCCCAGAAACGCGCCATCACCGTCCGCAGCGCCAAGGTGCTCGACACCGACACGCCCAGCGCATAACCCCAGATCAAGCAGCAGGGCGAGCCGTTCAAATCGGCTCGCCCTGCCTGCTCTGCGTGCTGATACGGATTCCGTTTGTTTCGCCGACAATCCAGGACTTCACCGGATTGCCAGCTCCACGTCCGGAACCCGTTTTGCTCCCACTCGCTTCGCTCGGATTGAACGGGCTTTGCAGCCCATTCAATCGGAGTCCGTATGAGGGACTCCGATTGAATGGCTTGCAGAGCCGCTGGGTCCGAGCGGGAGAGAAGCGGATTCAGGATTGTCAACGAAACAGACGGAATTCGTATGAGGGGCCAACCATCACCCATCAACCATGCTCCATCAACCTCTCTACTCGCCTTCGCGCACCGCCTCCAGCAGTTCCTGCGCGAGGTTCAGTGCGGCCGGGCCCAGCGGCGCGCGGGTCACGCCCAGCAGTGTGCCCAGCTTGTCGCGGCGGGCGGGTGTCAGGTGCAGCCAGCCGCTCAGGTCCGCGCGGTGCGTGCGGGCCGCCTCGTCCCGCAGGTACCGCACGGCGCCGTCGTAGTACCCGGCCTGGAAGGCGGCGCGGGCGCGGCGTTCCTGCTCGACCAGCCCCAGTCCGCGTGTGGCGAGCAGCACCCGGCGGGCCTCTTCCTCGCCACCGAAACCGTACAGGGCTTCCAGGCGGTACACGGCCTTCGGGAAGCGCAGGCCCGCCGAGGCCCGCCACGCGTGCGGCAGGCGGATCTCGAATTCCGGCCACAGGTGCAGCCAGGTCAGCAGCGCCGGGTACAGCAGGTTCAGGGCGACGCCGCGCGCGTCCGCCAGGGCCAGCAACTGCTCCTGCACGCCGTGACCGGCGCCGGTGTGCGTCTCACGCGCCAGCTGAAGCTGCCCGGCCGCCTGGTTCAGCAGTTCGGCGCGGTGCGCGGCCCGCTGCGACTCGCTCAGGTTCCACAGGGTCCGCTGAATGCGGCCGTAATGCCCGGTGGGATCGTAGACCACGCGGCTGGTCGCCAGCAGCGCCAGCGGCGCCTCGGTCCGCGCGGCCTCCCAGTCACGCCACGCCTCGAGCTTCTCGAAGGGAAAACGCTCGGTCGTCACGCCGGCCCGCGTGTCGGTCTGCGGCTCGGTCACGCCCCGCTCGAACGCCACCAGGGTCGGCAGGCTGCCGGTCCACGCGAACTCCGTGCCGTAACTGCCGGCGTAGGCGACCGCCCGCACGCGCCGGTCCGCGACCAGCCGGTCCGCGGCGCGTTCGGGACCGCCTGTCACGTTGTCGTCTGTTGCGCGTGCCCTGCCCACCCTGCCTCCCTTGCCCCTGATACGGATTCCGTTTGTTTCGCTGACAATCCGGAACTTCACCGGATTGCCAGCTCCACGTCCGGAGGGGCGTTTCTCTCCCACTCGCATCCGCTCGGATTGAATGGTCTTTGCAGCCCATTCAATCGGAGTCCGTATGACCCAGCAGTCACCGTGACCGCCCGGACCCTTCCAGGCGCAGCAGCATACCGGTTCCGGGCGCCGGACGCCGTGACGCGCGGCAGGGTTCACCCGGAACCCCTTCAATCGGAGTCCGTGTCAGTTGTCTGCGCGGGCCGCGACCGTCTGCGCGCCCAGCACCCGCTCGCCGACGCCCACGGACGGTGTGAACGCCCCCGGCAGGTGCAGCAGCACCAGACCGCCCTCCTCGAGGAACGCGGCCTTGAACCCGGCGCGCCCCTCGTCGCCCACCTGCTGGTACGAGGTGACGCGCAGTTCCGCTCCCGGCGCGACCAGCGTGACGGTCACGTTCCCGAACGGCGTGACGGTCACGCTGCTCAGGCGTTCGTTCTCCAGCGTGCCGCGCCCCCCGAGCAGATCCGACGCGCGGCCGGTCAGGAACCCGGCCGCCGCGCCCGCGCCCAGCAGCGGCACGTTCAGCACGGCCGCCCGGTGCGTGACCTGCGTGACCGTGCCCGCCACCGGCTGGTACGTGTAGTGCGCGTCCAGCGGCCCCACGAAGATCCCGACCAGCCAGCCGTCGGCGGCCTCCGGGATATTCAGCAGCCCCGCCACGTCCACGCCGTCCACCTGGGTGCCGTGCACGCGGCGCACGAAACTCACGGTGCCGTCGGCGGGACTCAGGACCTCGCCCGGCCCCACCTGCGGCAGCCGCACCGGGTCCCGGAACCGGTACACGCTGCGGACGTACCAGAGGGCCGCGCCGGCCGCCACGAGCGGAAGAAAGGAACGAACACGCATGTTCGTCAGTGTAGAGCGCACCGACCCGCGCGGGCTGCGGCGAGCCTTACAGGATCAGGCCGCGCCCGCCGCCCAGTTGCACAGCCGCCCGGCCTGTCAGCCGCTCAGCGGGATTCGAGAATCTGGACGCCGATCAGCGTGTCGGCCGCCGCGCCCGGAATGGCCTGCTCACCCTGGGCGGTGCTGCGCGCCGTGCGGGTCAGGCTGGCCAGCACGTTCTGACCGCCGATGACCTGCCCGAACACCGTGTACCCGCCGCTCAGGAAGTCCGCCGGGGCGACCGTGATGAAGAACTGGCTGCCCTGCGAATTCAGGCTTGCTGAGCGGGCCATGCCCAGCACGCCCGCCCGGTCGAAGCGCAGGCCATTGTTGACTTCCGCTGCGAACTGGTAACCGGGGCCGCCGCGCCCCCACTCGGACTGACGGGCCGTATCTGCGCTGAGGGGATCGCCGCCCTGCGCCATGAAACCCTCGATCACCCGGTGAAAGCGCGTGCCGTCGTAGAAGCGGTGCCGGGCCAGGAACACGAAGTTATTCACCGCGACCGGCGATCCCTTCGCGTTCAGGTCCACCGTGATGTCCCCCCGCGCCGTTTTCAGGACCGCGCGGTACGAGCGGGCCGGGTCGATGGTCATGGCGGGCGCGGCCGTGAAGGACCGCACCGGGGTTTCGGACAGGAACGGCATCACCTGGAACGACACGGCGGGCGCGGCGGGCGCCGGGGTGGGCGCGGGCGTGACTGCCGGGGCCGGCGCAGTCACGGGAGCGCGGGTGGCCGCCGGGGTGCAGGCGGACAGCGCGGCACCCAGCAGCGCCACGCAGGTCAGGGAACGACCGTTCAGGGAATGAAAGGACATACCCGCAGTGTTCCATAACGCCCATGAGATCGTCCTGAAGACGGCACCCCGCCCCGGTTTCCGTCACTCCAGTGGGAGGCTGGTCGTGTGCTTCTCCTGCTTGACCACGATGGTACTCGCCGTGTTCCGCACGCCGGGAATGGCGGCCAGGGTGTTCACCAGGAAATGCTGGTACGCGTCCAGGTCCGGCACGCACACCTTGAGCAGGTAATCGATGTCCCCCAGGCACAGGAAGCACTCCAGCACCTCCGGGCGTTCCTGCATCTTCTGCGCGAACTCCTCGAAGCCCGCCTTCGTCTGCTTGTCCAGCGTGACGCGCACGATCACCATCAGTTCCCGGCCCACCATCTTCGGGTCCAGCAGCGCCACGTACCGCTGAATCACACCTTCCTCCTCCAGGCGGCGCACGCGGCGCAGCGTCGGGGCGGGGGTCAGGCCGATCTCGTCGGCGAGTTCCGTGTTCGGAATGCGGGCGTCCCGTTGAAGGATGCCGAGAATCTGTCGGTCCAGCGCATCGAGAATATTCTGAGACATGATTGATCGCATTCTGGCATAAAAGAGCAACAGGGTTGCGAAGCGGTCCCGAATCAGGCCGGTACCGGCAATCCCCGGTTCGTGAAGAACTGTTAATCTTGCGTCACAAGAAGCAGCACACCGCCGGCAGGAGACACCTGCACGGACAACGAGGTCACACCATGCACATCGGGCTCCCCAAAGAAATCAAGGTCAAGGAAAACCGCGTCGCCCTCACCCCCGGCGGCGTCGCCACCCTCGTCCGGCGCGGCCACACCGTCACCGTCCAGCAGGGCGCGGGCCTCGGCAGCGGCATCGCCGATCAGGACTACGTCACCGCCGGCGCCACCCTCGGCACCGCTGACGAAGCCTGGGCCGCGCAGATGGTCGTGAAGGTCAAGGAACCCATCCAGAGCGAATACCACTACCTGCGCCCCGACCTGCTGCTGTTCACGTACCTGCACCTCGCCGCCGACCGCCCGCTCACCGACGCCCTGCTCGCGGCGGGCACCACCGGCGTCGCCTACGAAACCGTCCAGCTCGACGACGGCAGCCTCCCGCTGCTGACCCCCATGAGCGAGGTCGCGGGCCGCCTCAGCGTCCAGGCCGGCGCGTACCACCTCCAGAAACCCGTCGGCGGACGCGGCGTCCTCCTCGGCGGCGTCCCCGGCGTGCAACCCGGTCACGTCACCATCATCGGCGGCGGGGTCGTCGGCACCAACGCCGCCAAGATGGCCATGGGCCTCGGCGCCAAGGTCACCATCCTCGACGTGAGCCAGCGCCGCCTCGCGTACCTCGACGACGTCTTCTTCGGCAAGATCACCACCATGATGAGCAGCGAAGCCAACATCCGCGACCTGCTCCCCACCACCGACCTCCTCATCGGCGGCGTCCTCATCCCCGGCGCCAAAGCCCCCCACCTCGTCACCCGCGACATGCTGAAACTCATGCCCGAAGGCAGCGTCATCGTCGACGTCGCCGTCGACCAGGGCGGCTGCGTCGAAACCATCCACGCCACCACCCACGACGACCCCACCTACGTCGTCGACGGCGTCATCCACTACGGCGTCGCCAACATGCCCGGCGCCGTCCCCCGCACCAGCACCTTCGCCCTTACCAACCAGACCCTCCCGTACGCCCTGCTGCTCGCCGACCACGGCCCCAGCGCCCTGCACCGCAACCCCGCCCTGATGCTCGGCCTGAACACCCACCAGGGCAAACTGACCTACCAGGGTGTGGCGGACGCTTTCGAGCTGCCGTACACGGCTCCGGAAACGGCTCTGGCCTGATTGGCTGATTGCTGCAAGGTTCCCCACCCCCCAGCCCCCTCCGCAAGCGGCTCATACGAGTCCCTCAGGGGGGCAGGGGGGGCTTTCGTTGGCACTGGGCAGGTATTTCTCGGGCGTTCGTGGTGGGTGTTGGGCGGGGACGGCCACGCCTCACACGCCATCCTCTGCCCCCGTCGCGTGCGCCCCGCGCGCTGCGCGCACGACAGGCTTGGTGGCGATGACGGTCGCCTTTCAAGGCTCCCCTTGAGGGGAGCTGTCAGCGCAGCTGACTGAGGGGTTCCCTGCGAAGCAGAGGGGTTGCCTGCGAAGCGGCCGCCCGTTCCAATTCCCGTTCCCCATTGTCCTCCTGCTTCCCGCGTACCCTGTTCCTATGTTCTCCCGTCCTGGCCGCTCTGCTTCGCCCCTGAGTCCGGAGGGTCCGCGTGTGAAGCGGGATCCGCGTCAGCTGGTGCGGTTGCTGGCGTTTGCGCGGCCGTACCGGGCGTTGTTCGTGGTGGGGTTGCTGGCGACGCTGGTGTCGAGCGGGTTGAATCTGGTGTTCCCGGCGTTGTTCGGGCGGTTGATCGATGCGTCGTTCCTGCGGGTGGGTTCGACGGATACGTCGCAGCTGGACCGGACGGTGGTGTTGCTGCTGGGGATTTTTGCGTTGTCGGCGGTGTTCGGGGCGGCGCAGTCTTACCTGCTCTCGCGGGTGGGGGCGGGCGTGGTAGCGGACCTGCGGCGGGCGGTGTTCTCGCACCTGCTGACGCTCTCGCCGCGTTTTTTCGGGGAGCATAAGACGGGGGACCTGACGAGTCGCCTGACGTCGGACGTGGGGACCGTGCAGACGGTGACGAGTACGGCGCTGGCGCAGCTGGCGGCGCAGACGGTGAGTCTGGTGGGGGCGGTGGTGCTGCTGATCAGCACGAGCGCGCGCCTGAGCCTGCTGACGCTGGCGGTGATTCCGCTGGTGATCGGGACGGCAGTGGTGGTGGGGCGGCAGATCCGCCGGGTGAGCCGTGAGGTGCAGGACGCCGTGGCGGGCGCGAACGCCAGTGCCGAGGAGGCGATCAGCGGGGTGCGGGTCGTGCAGAGCTTCACGGCGGAGGGCGTGGAGCAGGGCCGGTACGGCGAGGGGGTGCTGGCGAGCTTCCGGGCGGCGCTGCGGCGGGCGCAGTGGCAGGCGCTGATGGCGGGCGTGATGAGTTTCCTGACGTTCGGGGCGCTGGCGGTGGTGCTGTGGTACGGCGGGCGGCAGGTGATGGCGGGGAGCCTGACGCCGGGGAATCTGGTGACGTTCCTGTTCTACGCGCTTCAGGTGGGGGGAACGGTAGCGGGCCTGACGGGGATCTTCAATCAGTTTCAGGAGGCGCTGGGCGCGTCGGGCCGGATTTTCGAGCTGCTGGACGAACGCAGTGACTTGCCGCAGCCCGCGCAGCCGGCGCCGCTGGTGCGCGCGGATGGCCGCGTGACGTTCAGCGGTGTGACCTTCGCCTACGAGGGGGAGGGCGAGCCGGGGGCCAGGGAGCGCGGCGCGGTGCTGCGGGACGTGACGCTGGACGTCCCGGCGGGGCAGGTCGTGGCG
The DNA window shown above is from Deinococcus sp. LM3 and carries:
- the ald gene encoding alanine dehydrogenase, with amino-acid sequence MHIGLPKEIKVKENRVALTPGGVATLVRRGHTVTVQQGAGLGSGIADQDYVTAGATLGTADEAWAAQMVVKVKEPIQSEYHYLRPDLLLFTYLHLAADRPLTDALLAAGTTGVAYETVQLDDGSLPLLTPMSEVAGRLSVQAGAYHLQKPVGGRGVLLGGVPGVQPGHVTIIGGGVVGTNAAKMAMGLGAKVTILDVSQRRLAYLDDVFFGKITTMMSSEANIRDLLPTTDLLIGGVLIPGAKAPHLVTRDMLKLMPEGSVIVDVAVDQGGCVETIHATTHDDPTYVVDGVIHYGVANMPGAVPRTSTFALTNQTLPYALLLADHGPSALHRNPALMLGLNTHQGKLTYQGVADAFELPYTAPETALA
- the pyrR gene encoding bifunctional pyr operon transcriptional regulator/uracil phosphoribosyltransferase PyrR is translated as MTPKAIILTPDEVRRALTRIAHEIIERNKGAENLALIGVHTRGIPLARRLAEKLSSLEGVEVPTGMLDITLYRDDLSEVAQQPIIRETQVPFDLRDRRVILVDDVLYTGRTVRAALDALIDLGRPAGIQLAVLVDRGHRELPIRADYVGKNLPTAASEVVKVKVQETDGVDSVELWDMEALR
- a CDS encoding ABC transporter ATP-binding protein, with translation MFSRPGRSASPLSPEGPRVKRDPRQLVRLLAFARPYRALFVVGLLATLVSSGLNLVFPALFGRLIDASFLRVGSTDTSQLDRTVVLLLGIFALSAVFGAAQSYLLSRVGAGVVADLRRAVFSHLLTLSPRFFGEHKTGDLTSRLTSDVGTVQTVTSTALAQLAAQTVSLVGAVVLLISTSARLSLLTLAVIPLVIGTAVVVGRQIRRVSREVQDAVAGANASAEEAISGVRVVQSFTAEGVEQGRYGEGVLASFRAALRRAQWQALMAGVMSFLTFGALAVVLWYGGRQVMAGSLTPGNLVTFLFYALQVGGTVAGLTGIFNQFQEALGASGRIFELLDERSDLPQPAQPAPLVRADGRVTFSGVTFAYEGEGEPGARERGAVLRDVTLDVPAGQVVALVGPSGAGKTTLVNLIPRFWDVTGGTLRVDGRDVREYALTDLRAQVGLVPQETLLFSGTVRENILYGRPGARPEEVEAAARAANAHEFIMAFAQGYDTVVGERGVKLSGGQRQRVAIARAVLKDPRILILDEATSALDNESESLVQAALERLMQGRTTFVIAHRLSTIRNADRIVVMDGGRVVEDGPHAALIAQGGLYRDLYELQFRAQEEGRAELSVP
- a CDS encoding phosphatidylserine decarboxylase, yielding MRVRSFLPLVAAGAALWYVRSVYRFRDPVRLPQVGPGEVLSPADGTVSFVRRVHGTQVDGVDVAGLLNIPEAADGWLVGIFVGPLDAHYTYQPVAGTVTQVTHRAAVLNVPLLGAGAAAGFLTGRASDLLGGRGTLENERLSSVTVTPFGNVTVTLVAPGAELRVTSYQQVGDEGRAGFKAAFLEEGGLVLLHLPGAFTPSVGVGERVLGAQTVAARADN
- a CDS encoding Hsp20/alpha crystallin family protein, encoding MMRFDPFREIEELTQRMDRAFGQSASAPTRIAPPVDVHEDDQGLELTLDLPGIRPDQIQVEAENQTLTVQATRTYERKDGRTAHRVERAYGTLARTFSVPAKYDLGKVEADFDHGTLTIRVPRSEAAQKRAITVRSAKVLDTDTPSA
- a CDS encoding peptidylprolyl isomerase, with the protein product MSFHSLNGRSLTCVALLGAALSACTPAATRAPVTAPAPAVTPAPTPAPAAPAVSFQVMPFLSETPVRSFTAAPAMTIDPARSYRAVLKTARGDITVDLNAKGSPVAVNNFVFLARHRFYDGTRFHRVIEGFMAQGGDPLSADTARQSEWGRGGPGYQFAAEVNNGLRFDRAGVLGMARSASLNSQGSQFFITVAPADFLSGGYTVFGQVIGGQNVLASLTRTARSTAQGEQAIPGAAADTLIGVQILESR
- a CDS encoding Lrp/AsnC family transcriptional regulator, which encodes MSQNILDALDRQILGILQRDARIPNTELADEIGLTPAPTLRRVRRLEEEGVIQRYVALLDPKMVGRELMVIVRVTLDKQTKAGFEEFAQKMQERPEVLECFLCLGDIDYLLKVCVPDLDAYQHFLVNTLAAIPGVRNTASTIVVKQEKHTTSLPLE